A window of the Juglans microcarpa x Juglans regia isolate MS1-56 chromosome 5D, Jm3101_v1.0, whole genome shotgun sequence genome harbors these coding sequences:
- the LOC121266417 gene encoding 60S ribosomal protein L35-like, whose translation MARIKVHELRNKSKVDLLAQLKDLKAELALLRVAKVTGGAPNKLSKIKVVRLGIAQVLTVISQKQKAALREAYKKKKFLPIDLRPKKTRAIRRRLTKHQASLKTEREKKKDMYFPLRKYAIKV comes from the exons ATGG CGAGGATCAAGGTCCACGAGTTGAGGAACAAGTCCAAGGTAGATCTATTGGCCCAGTTGAAAGACCTCAAGGCGGAGCTTGCTCTCCTTCGTGTCGCCAAGGTTACTGGTGGTGCGCCCAACAAGCTCTCCAAGAT AAAGGTTGTGAGACTAGGAATAGCGCAGGTGTTGACGGTGATATCCCAGAAACAGAAAGCTGCGCTTAGGGAGGCctacaagaagaagaagttcctGCCCATCGATCTCCGTCCCAAGAAAACCCGGGCCATCCGCAGACGTCTTACCAAGCACCAG GCATCTCTGAAGACAGAACGCGAGAAGAAGAAGGATATGTACTTTCCGTTGAGGAAGTATGCTATCAAAGTGTAG